A genomic segment from Sphingopyxis sp. DBS4 encodes:
- a CDS encoding MFS transporter, which translates to MTDAAAVADHGAGYQPTAQDIRLVIAASSAGTIFEWYDFFIYGTLAAIIGKAFFPSDNATLEVLLVWAGFAVGFGFRPLGAVLFGFLGDRLGRKYTFLITVTLMGIATAGVGMIPSAATIGIAAPIIVIALRILQGLALGGEYGGAAIYVAEHSPPEKRGFYTSFIQASVVGGFVLSLIVVLGCKAVMSDALWESWGWRVPFLLSLVLLAVSLWMRLKLSESPVFRAMKAEGELAKNPLKESFTYPGNPKRILVAMIGIAAGLTVIWYTAMFSGLSFLKGPMKVEETAAEIIVGAAAALGMGFFLLAGRLSDRIGRKKPIVWGYGVTLVLLFPLFWWMGSVANPVLEAAAARAPVVVTGSQCSFDPFAKEQATACGKTLGELTKLGVPYKVAASDSGFDSVAIHIGGKQVASDDPALLKPALEAMGYSFEPQVPGALGIAVILIALLGLSALSGFTYGPVAALLSEMFPPHVRYSSLSIPYHLGCGYFGGFLPLIASFIVAKTGNAYSGLWYTWGVVLVAFLLTAFMLEEPVEGQWDKAAVG; encoded by the coding sequence ATGACCGACGCAGCCGCCGTCGCCGATCACGGCGCGGGCTATCAGCCGACCGCGCAGGATATTCGCCTGGTCATCGCCGCCTCTTCGGCGGGGACGATTTTCGAATGGTATGATTTCTTCATCTACGGCACGCTTGCGGCGATCATCGGCAAGGCGTTTTTCCCCAGTGACAATGCGACGCTCGAGGTGCTGCTCGTCTGGGCTGGGTTCGCGGTCGGGTTCGGTTTCCGGCCGCTCGGCGCGGTGCTGTTCGGTTTCCTCGGTGACCGCCTCGGGCGCAAATATACCTTTCTGATCACCGTCACCCTGATGGGGATCGCGACCGCGGGCGTCGGCATGATCCCGTCCGCGGCAACGATCGGCATCGCGGCGCCGATCATCGTCATAGCGCTGCGCATCCTCCAGGGGCTGGCGCTCGGCGGCGAATATGGCGGCGCCGCGATTTACGTCGCCGAGCATTCACCGCCCGAAAAGCGCGGTTTCTACACCAGCTTCATTCAGGCGAGCGTCGTCGGCGGTTTCGTGCTCAGCCTGATTGTCGTGCTCGGTTGCAAGGCCGTCATGTCGGACGCACTCTGGGAAAGCTGGGGCTGGCGCGTGCCCTTCCTCCTCTCGCTGGTGCTGCTCGCCGTTTCGCTGTGGATGCGACTCAAACTGTCGGAAAGTCCGGTGTTCCGCGCGATGAAGGCCGAGGGTGAACTCGCGAAAAATCCGCTCAAGGAGAGCTTCACCTATCCGGGCAATCCGAAGCGCATTCTCGTCGCGATGATCGGGATCGCCGCGGGGCTGACGGTGATCTGGTACACTGCGATGTTCTCCGGCCTTTCCTTCCTCAAGGGGCCGATGAAGGTCGAGGAGACCGCCGCCGAGATCATCGTCGGTGCGGCGGCGGCGCTCGGCATGGGCTTTTTCCTGCTGGCGGGGCGCCTGTCGGACCGGATCGGGCGCAAGAAGCCGATCGTCTGGGGCTATGGCGTCACGCTCGTGCTGCTCTTCCCGCTGTTCTGGTGGATGGGCAGCGTCGCCAATCCCGTGCTCGAAGCGGCGGCGGCGCGTGCGCCGGTCGTCGTCACCGGGTCGCAGTGCAGCTTCGACCCCTTCGCCAAGGAACAGGCGACCGCGTGCGGCAAGACGCTGGGCGAACTGACGAAGCTGGGGGTGCCCTACAAGGTCGCGGCGAGCGACAGCGGCTTCGACAGCGTCGCGATCCATATCGGCGGCAAACAGGTCGCGAGCGACGACCCGGCGCTGCTCAAGCCGGCGCTCGAGGCAATGGGCTACAGCTTCGAACCGCAGGTTCCCGGCGCGCTCGGCATTGCCGTCATCCTCATCGCGCTGCTCGGATTGAGCGCCTTGTCGGGCTTCACCTACGGCCCCGTCGCCGCGCTCCTCTCCGAAATGTTCCCGCCGCACGTCCGCTATTCGTCGCTGTCGATCCCCTATCATCTCGGCTGCGGCTATTTCGGCGGCTTCCTGCCGCTGATCGCGAGTTTCATCGTCGCCAAGACGGGCAATGCCTATTCGGGCCTTTGGTACACCTGGGGCGTGGTGCTCGTTGCTTTCCTGCTCACCGCCTTCATGCTCGAGGAGCCGGTCGAGGGACAATGGGACAAGGCTGCCGTCGGCTGA
- the lpdA gene encoding dihydrolipoyl dehydrogenase gives MADTNYDLIVLGSGPGGYVAAIRAAQLGLKTAIVERELLGGICLNWGCIPTKALLRSAEIYHYMQHAGDYGLKAAQISADIDAVVKRSRGVAKQLNQGVAHLMKKHKITVHMGTGKLTAPGKLEVTGEKGAETLTAKNIIVATGARARDLPFAPADGKRIWTYRHALVPPEMPKKLLVIGSGAIGIEFASFYSDMGAEVTVVEMLDRLVPVEDADVSAFLEKALKKQGMTILTGAGVEELKANANGVTAKIKTKDGKIEQGEYSHAIVAIGIVPNTENIGLEALGVKTTKGHIDTDAMCRTNVPGLWAIGDVTAPPWLAHKAMHESIIAVEAIAGGHPHAMDPRNIPGCTYCRPQIASVGLTEAKAKELGYEVKAGTFPFIGNGKAIALGEAEGFTKTVFDAKTGELLGAHMIGAEVTELIQGYTIGKTAELVEDDFICTVFPHPTLSETMHEGVLAAFGRPLHI, from the coding sequence ATGGCTGACACCAATTACGACCTCATCGTCCTCGGCTCAGGCCCCGGCGGCTATGTCGCGGCGATCCGCGCGGCGCAGCTTGGACTGAAAACCGCAATCGTCGAGCGTGAGCTGCTCGGCGGCATTTGCCTCAACTGGGGCTGCATTCCGACCAAGGCGCTGCTGCGTTCGGCCGAAATCTATCACTATATGCAGCACGCGGGCGATTACGGGCTGAAGGCCGCGCAGATCAGCGCCGACATCGATGCGGTCGTGAAGCGGTCGCGCGGGGTCGCGAAGCAGCTCAATCAGGGCGTCGCGCACCTGATGAAGAAGCACAAGATCACCGTCCATATGGGCACCGGCAAGCTGACGGCGCCGGGCAAGCTCGAAGTGACGGGCGAGAAGGGCGCCGAGACGCTGACCGCGAAGAACATCATCGTCGCGACCGGCGCCCGCGCCCGCGACCTGCCGTTCGCGCCCGCCGACGGCAAGCGCATCTGGACCTATCGCCACGCGCTCGTTCCGCCTGAAATGCCGAAAAAATTGCTCGTCATCGGATCGGGCGCGATCGGGATCGAGTTTGCGAGCTTCTACAGCGACATGGGCGCCGAGGTGACCGTCGTCGAAATGCTCGACCGGCTGGTCCCCGTCGAGGATGCGGACGTGTCGGCCTTCCTCGAAAAGGCGCTCAAGAAGCAGGGGATGACGATCCTGACCGGCGCCGGGGTCGAGGAATTGAAGGCGAACGCGAACGGCGTCACCGCGAAGATCAAGACGAAAGACGGCAAGATCGAACAGGGCGAGTATAGCCACGCGATCGTCGCGATCGGCATCGTCCCGAACACCGAGAATATCGGCCTCGAAGCGCTCGGCGTGAAGACCACGAAAGGCCATATCGACACCGACGCGATGTGCCGCACCAACGTCCCCGGCCTGTGGGCGATCGGCGATGTCACCGCGCCGCCGTGGCTCGCGCACAAGGCGATGCACGAATCGATCATCGCGGTCGAAGCGATTGCGGGGGGCCATCCGCACGCGATGGACCCGCGCAACATCCCGGGCTGCACCTATTGCCGCCCGCAGATCGCAAGCGTCGGGCTGACCGAGGCGAAGGCCAAGGAACTCGGTTACGAGGTCAAGGCCGGCACCTTCCCCTTCATCGGCAACGGCAAGGCGATCGCGCTGGGCGAAGCGGAAGGCTTCACCAAGACGGTGTTCGATGCGAAGACCGGCGAACTGCTCGGCGCACACATGATCGGCGCCGAGGTCACCGAGCTGATTCAGGGCTATACGATCGGCAAGACCGCCGAATTGGTCGAGGATGATTTCATCTGCACGGTCTTCCCGCACCCCACGCTCAGCGAGACGATGCACGAAGGCGTGCTCGCCGCGTTCGGGCGGCCGCTACATATCTAG
- a CDS encoding ribonuclease R family protein yields MKKPKPQPGLPSREQILRFIEDSPGAIGKREIAKHFGLHGTDKISLKALLKDMTDEGLVDMAPGRAFHKHGGLPRVTVLRVAAVEGDAVWAVPDRWEGSGPVPRLRVMEKGRRGALGVGDRILARTEERGSGHVAHPMKKLQSGGEAVIGVLVADTGPGGKPMTWLRPADKRARFDFAVADMGDANIGDLVRAELSGRGPATKARVVDRIGDPFAPRSLSMIAIARHEIPHVFGEEVLAEAERAAKLPLTPDGREDLRDLPIVAIDPVDARDHDDAVWAIPDADEKNKGGYRAIVAIADVSTYVRADGALDREARRRGNSVYFPDQVVPMLPETLSAGVCSLKAGEDRAAMACHLTVDKHGKVTSWRFTRALVRLRANIAYEDAQAAYDADRPKGEWDEHVLPALRNLWACWTLLAKARDARAPLDLDLPERQVILDEQGGIAEIRVRERLNAHRLIEDYMIAANVAAAKALEAKKSPVMYRIHEPPSREKLVSLKDYLETFDQSFALGQVITPAVFNRLIDGFSEDDRLPEIMQAILRSQTQAYYGPANAGHFGLALGSYAHFTSPIRRYADLIVHRALVDAYRLEVPGKPKGLPERTGLGEADRKGLSRIGEAISALERRAMEAERETIDRYVAAYLATKTGEIVSARITGVQPFGFFATVDGLGGDGLVPVSTLGSERFFYDDAARTLDSEHGRVSYSVGQRLDLRLMEANPISGALRFELPDAEDRPPAKRPPRRDGKGKHVVGKRGRPANIRHQGRRR; encoded by the coding sequence ATGAAGAAACCAAAGCCGCAACCCGGACTCCCCTCACGCGAGCAGATTCTCCGCTTTATTGAGGACAGCCCCGGCGCGATCGGGAAACGGGAGATCGCCAAACATTTCGGGCTCCACGGGACCGACAAGATCTCGCTGAAGGCGCTGCTCAAGGACATGACCGACGAAGGTCTCGTCGACATGGCGCCGGGGCGGGCGTTTCACAAACATGGCGGATTGCCGCGCGTCACCGTGCTGCGCGTTGCGGCGGTCGAGGGCGATGCGGTGTGGGCGGTTCCCGATCGCTGGGAAGGCAGCGGTCCCGTGCCGCGTCTCCGCGTGATGGAGAAGGGACGCAGGGGCGCACTGGGCGTCGGCGATCGCATCCTCGCGCGCACCGAGGAGCGCGGCAGCGGCCATGTCGCGCATCCGATGAAGAAGCTGCAGTCGGGCGGCGAGGCGGTCATCGGCGTGCTCGTCGCCGACACCGGCCCCGGCGGCAAGCCGATGACGTGGCTGCGCCCTGCCGACAAGCGCGCGCGCTTCGATTTCGCGGTCGCCGACATGGGCGATGCGAACATCGGCGATCTCGTCCGCGCCGAACTGTCGGGCCGCGGCCCCGCGACCAAGGCGCGCGTGGTCGACCGCATCGGCGACCCCTTCGCACCGCGTTCGCTCAGCATGATCGCGATCGCGCGGCACGAGATTCCGCATGTCTTTGGCGAGGAGGTGCTGGCGGAGGCCGAGCGCGCGGCGAAGCTGCCGCTGACTCCGGATGGGCGCGAGGATTTGCGCGACCTGCCAATCGTCGCGATCGACCCGGTAGACGCGCGCGACCATGACGACGCGGTATGGGCGATCCCCGACGCGGATGAAAAGAACAAGGGCGGATACCGCGCGATCGTCGCGATCGCCGATGTCAGCACTTATGTCCGCGCCGATGGCGCGCTCGACCGCGAGGCGCGGCGGCGCGGCAACAGCGTCTATTTCCCCGATCAGGTCGTGCCGATGCTCCCCGAGACGCTGTCCGCAGGGGTCTGCTCGCTGAAGGCGGGTGAGGATCGCGCTGCGATGGCGTGCCACCTCACCGTCGACAAGCACGGCAAGGTGACGTCATGGCGCTTCACCCGCGCGCTGGTGCGGCTCCGCGCGAACATCGCCTACGAGGATGCCCAGGCCGCCTATGACGCCGACAGGCCCAAGGGGGAGTGGGACGAGCACGTCCTGCCCGCGCTCAGGAATTTGTGGGCCTGCTGGACCCTGCTCGCCAAGGCGCGCGATGCCCGCGCGCCGCTCGACCTCGACCTGCCCGAACGGCAGGTGATCCTCGACGAGCAGGGCGGCATTGCCGAGATTCGGGTGCGCGAGCGGCTCAATGCGCACCGGCTGATCGAGGATTATATGATCGCCGCGAACGTCGCCGCGGCGAAGGCGCTCGAGGCGAAGAAGTCGCCCGTCATGTACCGCATCCACGAGCCGCCGAGCCGCGAGAAACTCGTCAGCCTGAAAGACTATCTCGAAACCTTCGACCAGAGCTTCGCACTGGGACAGGTCATCACCCCCGCGGTGTTCAATCGGCTGATCGACGGCTTTTCGGAAGACGACCGCCTGCCCGAAATCATGCAGGCTATCTTGCGCAGCCAGACCCAGGCTTACTACGGCCCAGCCAATGCGGGCCACTTCGGGCTCGCGCTCGGCTCGTACGCGCATTTCACCTCGCCGATCCGCCGCTATGCCGATCTGATCGTTCATCGCGCGCTGGTCGACGCCTATCGCCTCGAAGTGCCCGGAAAACCCAAAGGCCTGCCCGAGCGCACCGGGCTGGGCGAGGCCGACCGCAAGGGGCTGTCGCGTATCGGCGAAGCGATCAGCGCGCTCGAGCGCCGCGCGATGGAGGCCGAGCGCGAGACGATCGACCGCTATGTCGCGGCGTATCTGGCGACGAAAACGGGAGAGATCGTTTCGGCGCGGATCACCGGGGTGCAACCGTTCGGCTTCTTCGCGACCGTCGATGGGCTGGGCGGCGACGGGCTGGTGCCGGTATCGACGCTGGGGAGCGAGCGCTTCTTCTATGACGACGCAGCGCGGACCCTCGACAGCGAACATGGTCGTGTCAGCTACTCGGTCGGACAGCGGCTCGACCTCCGGCTGATGGAGGCGAATCCGATCAGTGGTGCGCTTCGCTTCGAGCTTCCCGATGCCGAGGATCGGCCACCCGCCAAGCGTCCGCCGCGCCGCGACGGCAAGGGAAAGCATGTCGTCGGCAAGCGCGGGCGGCCTGCGAACATCCGCCATCAGGGGCGGCGGCGCTGA
- a CDS encoding endonuclease domain-containing protein, with translation MRSEPTDAERALWHLLRGKRFSGHKFKRQVPIDRYIVDFVCFAHRLIIEADGAQHAENDYDAERDAYLVEQRFRVIRFWNNDILLNIEGVSEAIWAALQDETFTPSPQPLSRKGRGAFEGAHNG, from the coding sequence ATGCGGTCCGAACCCACCGATGCTGAAAGGGCTTTATGGCACCTCCTGCGCGGCAAGCGATTTTCGGGACACAAGTTCAAGCGTCAGGTTCCGATCGATCGCTACATCGTCGATTTCGTCTGTTTCGCACATCGTCTGATCATCGAGGCGGATGGCGCTCAACATGCGGAAAATGATTACGATGCAGAACGCGACGCGTATCTTGTCGAGCAGCGCTTTCGCGTCATCCGTTTCTGGAACAATGATATTCTGCTTAACATCGAGGGCGTGAGCGAAGCCATCTGGGCGGCGCTTCAGGACGAGACGTTCACCCCCTCTCCCCAACCCCTCTCCCGCAAGGGGAGAGGGGCTTTTGAAGGAGCCCATAATGGCTGA
- the phaR gene encoding polyhydroxyalkanoate synthesis repressor PhaR, whose protein sequence is MAKSKTAADGDVVTIKKYANRRLYDTERSCYITLDDLGAMVRDGRDFRVVDAKSGEDITHNVLTQIIMDTETRGETLLPVNFLRHLIGLYGDKMQSMVPQYLEASMTAFRKNQQDVRAAFEGALGSNPLAELTRRNFEMFQQAAGAFMPGAAAGKGKDAEIAALKAEIAELKAELAKQK, encoded by the coding sequence ATGGCAAAGTCGAAGACGGCCGCGGACGGCGATGTCGTCACCATCAAGAAATATGCCAACCGGCGCCTCTATGACACCGAACGCAGCTGCTACATCACGCTCGACGATCTGGGCGCGATGGTGCGTGACGGGCGCGATTTCCGCGTCGTCGATGCCAAGAGCGGCGAGGATATCACGCACAATGTCCTGACCCAGATCATCATGGATACCGAAACGCGCGGCGAGACGCTGCTGCCGGTCAATTTCCTGCGCCACCTGATCGGCCTGTACGGCGACAAGATGCAGTCGATGGTGCCGCAATATCTCGAAGCGTCGATGACCGCGTTCCGCAAGAACCAGCAGGACGTCCGTGCCGCCTTCGAGGGTGCGCTCGGATCGAACCCGCTTGCCGAACTGACGCGCCGCAATTTCGAGATGTTCCAGCAGGCCGCGGGCGCGTTCATGCCAGGTGCGGCCGCCGGCAAGGGCAAGGATGCCGAGATCGCCGCGCTTAAGGCGGAAATCGCCGAGCTCAAGGCCGAACTCGCCAAACAGAAATAA
- a CDS encoding universal stress protein, with protein MRTYLVVIDDSPEASLALRFAARRAARTGGGIVVLAILPPQDFVAFGGVQATIEAEAREHAEQLIGAAADAVMQEANIVAQTMVKSGKPTEAVCDVIRENEEISALVLATAASGAPGPLVSYFTGQDAGTLPCPVMLVPGGIDIARLDALS; from the coding sequence ATGCGGACATATCTGGTGGTGATCGATGACAGCCCGGAGGCAAGCCTCGCGCTGCGTTTCGCGGCGCGGCGCGCGGCGCGGACGGGGGGCGGCATCGTCGTCCTCGCGATCCTGCCGCCGCAGGATTTCGTCGCCTTCGGCGGCGTCCAGGCGACGATCGAGGCCGAAGCACGCGAACATGCCGAGCAGTTGATCGGCGCCGCCGCCGACGCGGTGATGCAGGAGGCCAATATCGTCGCGCAGACAATGGTCAAATCAGGCAAGCCGACTGAAGCCGTGTGCGACGTGATCCGCGAGAATGAGGAGATATCGGCACTGGTGCTGGCGACGGCGGCCAGCGGCGCCCCCGGGCCGCTGGTGAGCTATTTCACCGGACAGGATGCGGGAACCCTTCCCTGCCCGGTGATGCTGGTGCCCGGCGGCATCGACATCGCCCGGCTCGATGCGTTGAGTTAG
- the alr gene encoding alanine racemase, whose translation MIDIASPLRLRLDSAALVQNWQWLAARSPGACGAAIKADGYGLGAAKVMRHLAAAGCRDFFVATWAEAAALMPLAGDVSLSVFHGVGEVDMVAARTLPVRPVLNSVEQVRRWRAAGEGRPCDVMVDTGMNRLGLRVEEALGGALDGLAIDTLLSHLASADEDSEQNARQLATFRAVRQAVPARRYSLANSAGICLGSDYGFDLTRPGLALYGGVPRREAAGHIRQVAFPEARVLQIRDVRAGEPVGYGATWIAPVDSRIAIANMGYADGYLRCHAGQGGAAWQARDLPLVGRVSMDLVAFDASAADGLAEGDWLALDYELPSTAARSGLSQYELLTGLGKRFERHWI comes from the coding sequence ATGATCGACATCGCTTCTCCGCTCCGTCTCCGTCTCGATTCCGCCGCGCTCGTCCAGAATTGGCAATGGCTAGCCGCGCGGAGTCCCGGCGCGTGCGGCGCGGCGATCAAGGCCGATGGCTATGGACTCGGTGCCGCGAAGGTCATGCGACACCTCGCTGCCGCCGGTTGCCGCGACTTCTTCGTCGCCACCTGGGCCGAAGCCGCCGCGCTGATGCCGCTCGCCGGCGATGTGTCGCTGTCGGTCTTTCATGGCGTGGGCGAGGTCGACATGGTCGCCGCGCGGACGCTGCCCGTGCGTCCAGTCCTGAACAGCGTCGAACAGGTCCGGCGCTGGCGCGCGGCGGGCGAGGGGCGGCCGTGCGACGTCATGGTCGACACGGGCATGAACCGCCTCGGCCTGCGGGTCGAGGAAGCGCTTGGCGGCGCGCTGGACGGGTTGGCGATCGACACTTTGCTCAGCCACCTTGCGTCGGCGGACGAGGACAGCGAGCAGAATGCACGGCAACTCGCGACCTTCCGCGCCGTGCGCCAGGCCGTTCCGGCGCGGCGCTACAGCCTCGCGAACAGCGCGGGCATCTGCCTCGGCTCCGATTACGGCTTCGACCTGACGCGTCCCGGACTGGCACTCTATGGCGGCGTACCGCGCCGCGAGGCCGCGGGGCATATCCGCCAGGTCGCCTTTCCCGAGGCGCGGGTACTTCAGATACGCGACGTGCGCGCGGGTGAGCCCGTCGGCTATGGCGCGACCTGGATCGCGCCGGTCGACAGCCGCATCGCGATCGCCAATATGGGCTACGCCGACGGCTATCTGCGCTGCCACGCCGGGCAGGGCGGCGCGGCGTGGCAGGCGCGCGACCTGCCGCTCGTCGGCCGTGTGTCGATGGATCTGGTCGCCTTCGACGCCAGCGCCGCCGACGGCTTGGCCGAGGGCGACTGGCTGGCGCTCGACTACGAACTGCCATCGACCGCGGCGCGTAGCGGCTTGTCGCAATATGAGTTGCTGACGGGACTGGGGAAGCGGTTCGAGCGGCACTGGATTTGA
- a CDS encoding pyruvate dehydrogenase complex dihydrolipoamide acetyltransferase — protein MPIELKMPALSPTMEEGTLAKWLVKEGDTVQSGDLLAEIETDKATMEYEAIDDGVISQILVPEGSENVKVGTVIAVIAGEGEDASAAKATPAPAAAAAPTPEPVRAEPVEAPSSSSAIAAKKDSPSPGRDPGSGQTEAGARIKASPLAKRIAAEKGIDLSTITGTGPGGRIVKDDLEGVSASAPATAAPAPAAMAAAAAAPAPAAAGPIPDFGIPHEDEKLSGMRKTIARRLTQSMQESPHIYLTVDIRLDALLKLRGELNASLESRGVKLSVNDMLIKALAVALERVPACNVSFGGDVMRKYSRADISVAVSIPGGLITPIITDAGGKSMSKISTEMSELAAKAKEGKLQPSEYQGGTASISNMGMMGIKQFTAVINPPQAMIMAIGAGEKRPYVVDDALAIATVMSATGSFDHRAIDGADGALLMKTFKELVENPLGLVA, from the coding sequence ATGCCGATCGAACTCAAAATGCCCGCCCTTTCGCCGACGATGGAGGAAGGGACGCTTGCGAAGTGGCTGGTGAAGGAAGGCGATACGGTCCAGTCGGGCGACCTGCTCGCCGAGATCGAAACCGACAAGGCGACGATGGAATATGAGGCGATCGACGACGGCGTGATCAGCCAGATACTGGTTCCCGAGGGCAGCGAGAATGTGAAGGTCGGCACCGTGATCGCGGTGATCGCGGGCGAGGGTGAGGATGCGAGCGCCGCCAAGGCCACGCCGGCGCCTGCTGCTGCTGCTGCGCCCACCCCCGAGCCCGTTCGCGCTGAGCCTGTCGAAGCGCCATCCTCCTCTTCCGCAATCGCCGCGAAAAAGGACAGTCCTTCCCCCGGACGCGATCCGGGGTCAGGACAAACGGAGGCAGGGGCGAGGATAAAGGCCAGCCCGCTCGCCAAGCGCATCGCGGCGGAGAAGGGCATCGACCTGTCGACGATCACCGGCACCGGCCCCGGCGGCCGCATCGTCAAGGACGACCTTGAAGGCGTTTCGGCCAGCGCCCCGGCAACAGCCGCCCCGGCTCCTGCCGCGATGGCCGCTGCTGCGGCGGCGCCGGCCCCTGCCGCTGCCGGCCCGATCCCCGATTTCGGCATCCCGCACGAGGACGAGAAATTGTCGGGGATGCGTAAGACGATCGCGCGCCGCCTGACGCAGTCGATGCAGGAATCGCCGCACATCTATCTGACCGTCGACATCCGCCTCGACGCGCTGCTCAAGCTGCGCGGCGAACTCAACGCCAGCCTCGAAAGCCGCGGCGTCAAGCTCAGCGTCAACGACATGCTGATCAAGGCGCTCGCGGTCGCGCTCGAACGCGTGCCGGCGTGCAACGTCAGCTTCGGCGGCGATGTCATGCGCAAATACAGCCGCGCCGACATCTCGGTCGCGGTCAGTATTCCCGGCGGCCTGATTACCCCGATCATTACCGACGCGGGCGGCAAGTCGATGTCGAAGATCTCGACCGAAATGTCCGAACTCGCCGCGAAGGCGAAGGAAGGCAAGCTCCAGCCCAGCGAATATCAGGGCGGCACCGCCAGCATCTCGAACATGGGGATGATGGGGATCAAGCAGTTCACCGCCGTGATCAACCCGCCGCAGGCGATGATCATGGCGATCGGCGCGGGCGAGAAGCGGCCTTACGTGGTCGACGACGCGCTGGCGATCGCCACGGTGATGTCGGCGACCGGCAGCTTCGACCACCGCGCGATCGACGGCGCCGACGGGGCACTGCTGATGAAGACCTTCAAGGAACTGGTGGAGAACCCGCTGGGGCTGGTGGCGTAA
- the proS gene encoding proline--tRNA ligase, translating into MIKHALSVTRQADFAAWYQDVIAEADLAEESGVRGCMVIKPWGYGIWERIQTVMDAAIKDAGVQNAYFPLFIPLSFFEKEADHVDGFAKEMAVVTHHRLIADGKGKLVPDPEAKLEEPLIVRPTSETVIGSAMSRWVQSWRDLPLKVNQWANVVRWEMRTRMFLRTSEFLWQEGHTAHADKDDAMAETLRALEMYRAFAEDVLAMPVIAGEKPENERFPGAVATYSIEAMMQDGKALQAGTSHYLGTGFAEAANIRYQDKEGGHSLCHTTSWGTSTRMIGGVIMTHGDDDGLRCPPRIAPHQIVIVPMLRDNEEDAAILDYCRGLESELKALDAFREPVRVLLDATANKAQTKRWGWVKKGAPIILEIGPRDVAGGNVAVIRRDRLYQESGKLNTAFVAKADFVAGAVAMLEEIQVNLHAEAKERLHSNIRRDVTDLAAHFGGDDKFVGWVEVQWARPTGSVLEGIVETLKALKLTMRNTPLDAAPADGACFFTGKPAVERVLIGRTY; encoded by the coding sequence ATGATCAAACATGCGCTCAGCGTAACCCGTCAGGCCGACTTCGCGGCCTGGTATCAGGACGTCATTGCCGAAGCCGACCTCGCCGAGGAGTCGGGAGTGCGCGGCTGCATGGTCATCAAGCCGTGGGGCTATGGCATCTGGGAGCGCATCCAGACCGTGATGGACGCCGCGATCAAGGACGCCGGGGTTCAGAACGCCTATTTCCCGCTTTTCATCCCCTTGAGCTTCTTTGAGAAGGAAGCCGATCATGTCGATGGGTTCGCAAAGGAAATGGCGGTCGTTACCCATCACCGGCTGATCGCCGACGGAAAGGGCAAGCTGGTGCCCGATCCCGAGGCGAAGCTGGAGGAACCGCTGATCGTCCGCCCGACGTCCGAAACGGTGATCGGATCAGCGATGAGCCGCTGGGTGCAGAGCTGGCGCGATCTGCCGCTGAAGGTCAACCAGTGGGCCAATGTCGTCCGTTGGGAAATGCGCACGCGCATGTTCCTGCGCACGAGCGAATTTCTGTGGCAGGAAGGGCATACCGCGCATGCCGACAAGGATGACGCGATGGCGGAGACGCTGCGCGCGCTCGAAATGTATCGCGCCTTTGCCGAGGATGTCCTCGCGATGCCGGTGATCGCGGGCGAGAAGCCCGAAAATGAGCGTTTCCCCGGTGCCGTGGCGACCTATTCGATCGAGGCGATGATGCAGGACGGCAAGGCGCTGCAGGCCGGCACTTCGCACTATCTCGGCACCGGCTTCGCCGAGGCGGCGAACATTCGCTATCAGGACAAGGAAGGCGGCCACAGCCTCTGCCACACGACAAGCTGGGGCACCTCGACGCGGATGATCGGCGGCGTGATCATGACGCATGGCGACGACGATGGTTTGCGCTGCCCGCCGCGCATCGCGCCGCACCAGATCGTCATCGTGCCGATGCTGCGCGACAACGAGGAGGATGCCGCGATCCTCGACTATTGCCGCGGCCTCGAAAGCGAGCTGAAGGCGCTCGATGCCTTCCGCGAGCCGGTGCGCGTGCTGCTCGACGCGACCGCCAACAAGGCGCAGACGAAGCGCTGGGGGTGGGTCAAGAAGGGCGCGCCGATCATATTGGAGATCGGCCCGCGCGACGTCGCCGGCGGCAATGTCGCGGTGATCCGCCGCGACCGGCTCTATCAGGAGAGCGGCAAGCTGAACACGGCCTTCGTCGCGAAGGCTGATTTCGTCGCAGGAGCGGTGGCGATGCTCGAAGAGATTCAGGTGAACCTTCATGCCGAGGCGAAAGAGCGGCTGCATTCGAACATCCGCCGTGACGTCACCGACCTCGCGGCGCATTTCGGCGGCGACGACAAGTTCGTGGGCTGGGTCGAGGTGCAATGGGCGCGTCCGACCGGTTCCGTGCTCGAAGGGATCGTCGAGACACTCAAGGCGCTCAAGCTGACGATGCGCAACACGCCCCTCGACGCCGCACCGGCGGATGGCGCCTGCTTCTTCACCGGCAAGCCGGCGGTCGAGCGCGTGCTGATAGGACGAACCTATTGA